From the genome of Candidatus Eisenbacteria bacterium:
CTTCATATCATGCGCATTCGCGGCGCAATTGCAGGCCGGCACGGCGCCTCGCGGCGAGCCGCGCGAAAACGATTCAGCGCCGCGCGAGTTGCGTGCAGCTCCGCGCACGTGGCGAACGCTGCAGCGATCTCAGCGGGCGAGTCGTGCGTCGCGGCGATGTCGCGCCCGAAAGTCGTCAAGCTCTATTTTCGAATCAACCCCCACGCGAATCACTCGCAGCTCCCCACGCCGTCCCCTCCGCGGTTTGCGCCACAACTCCCGCACGCGGTAGCGTGCCCCGCGTTTTGTCGGGAGGGATGCGATGCCATGCACGGTGGTGGTCGGCGCTCAATGGGGCGATGAGGGCAAGGGCAAGATCGTCGACGCGCTGAGCGCGAACGCCGATGTCGTCGCGCGTTACCAGGGCGGGCCCAACGCCGGCCACAGCGTGGTGCGCGGCGCGGTGACGACGGTGCTCCACCTGGTGCCGTCCGGAATCATGGTTCCGGGCGTGCGGTGCCTGATCGGCAATGGAGTGGTGGTCGATCTCGAGCGGCTGCGTGAGGAAGTCTCGCACCTCGAGGCGATCGGCATCGAGGTCGCGGGCCGGCTCGGAGTGAGCGCCGGCGCTCACCTGATCCTGCCGTATCACCGCGCGGTCGAGGCCGTCGCCGAACAGGGACCCGGCGCGATCGGAACCACCGGTCGCGGCATCGGCTTCGCCTACCGTGACAAGGCCGCCCGCGTGGGCCTGCGAGTCGGCGACGCGTTCGATCGCCAGACGTTCGTCGAGCGTTGCGATCGCAATCTCGCCCGGCTTCGCCGCGAGTTCCCCGAAGCGGCACCGCTCGCGTCGATGAGCGGCGGCACGCTGTTCGACTCACTCGAGCCGTTGCGGCGCTGGCTCGAACCCATGGTGTGCGATGCCTCGCTCGAGCTGCACGAAGCACTCGCGGCCGGAAAGCGCGTGCTGCTCGAGGGCGCGCAGGGGACGCTGCTCGATCTCGACCACGGCACCTATCCGTTCGTGACTTCGTCACCCGCGAGTGCCTCGGGCGCGACGCTCGGAGTGGGGCTCGGACCCCGCGTGGTGGACCGGGTGATCGGCGTCGCCAAGGCCTACGCCACGCGCGTCGGCCACGGCCCGTTCCCGACCGAGATGCCGCCCGACGAAGCCGCGCGGTTGCGCGAGGCCGGCGAGGAGTACGGCGCCACCACCGGCCGCCCGCGCCGCTGCGGCTGGCTCGACCTGCCCGCGCTGCGCTACGCGGCGCGCGTCAACAGTCTCGACGAGATCGTGTTCACCAAGCTCGACGTGCTCGACGAGTTCGAGACCATTCGCGTCGCCACCGATTACGCGCTCGACGGCCAGCCGGTTCATGGCTTTCCAACCTCCGCCGCGGCGCTCGAACGCTGCGTGCCGGTGTGGCGCGAATTCGCGGGCTGGAAGTCTCCTACCACCGCCGTGCGAAAATGGACCGACCTGCCAGGCGCCGCTCGTGCTTATCTCGAGTGGGTCGAGCAGGCGCTCGGAGTGCCGATCCGGCTGGTTTCGGTCGGAGCGGCGCCCGAAGCCGAGGTCCCGCGGCGCTGAGACGCCGCTGTCGCAGGTCGAATTCGGTGACCCGTTAGCTCAGTCGGTAGAGCACCTGACTTTTAATCAGGGTGTCGTTGGTTCGATCCCAACACGGGTCACCAGTCCTCAATCGGGCCGGGAAGGTGTGCAAATCGCGCTTCCAGGTAACCGTCCGTGCAGGCGTCGTCCCGGGAGGGGTACATCCCCTCTGGCCCTGCCCCGGCGAAGTGTGAGATTTTTGCGAACGCTTCGGACCGCGCCGCATCTATGAACGCGGGCCGACTGGGCGACGGCGGAACTCCCGACCGAAGGCCCGCCATGCCACGTGTGATCAGGCCGGGAGTTTTCGAACGGTGGAGTCCACACCCAGGAAGCGTTTGAACTGCGAAGAGGTGCTGAGCCAGCTCAGTGACTTCCTCGATGCGGACGCCCGCGAAGCCTTGTGCCTGGCCATTCAGGAACACCTTCACGCCTGTCACGACTGTCAGCTCGAAGTGGACACGCTCAAGAAGACCATCATGCTGTATCAGGCCGAGCGACCGATCGAGCTGCCGAGCGGAGTCAGCGACCAGCTGCGCGTCGCGCTCTCGAAGGTCTACGGCGAGCCGGGCGGCTCCAAGTCCTGACGCACCGAGCTCGGCTTCATCCTGGCCGCACGGCGTTGACACTCGCCCGACCGCGCACGTAGCCTCCGCGCCGCTCGTCCTCCCTGCCCGCCCGCGAGCATTCCTCCGGCGGGCGTTTTCATTCCCTCCTTACGGGTTCCTGAATGAAACGCGTCGGCATCCTCGGGCTTTCGCAATCCGGTAAGAGCACGCTGTTCCAGATCCTGCTCACCGCCTCCGGTGCGGCCGCTTCGAGCCAGGGCCGCGA
Proteins encoded in this window:
- a CDS encoding adenylosuccinate synthase, encoding MPCTVVVGAQWGDEGKGKIVDALSANADVVARYQGGPNAGHSVVRGAVTTVLHLVPSGIMVPGVRCLIGNGVVVDLERLREEVSHLEAIGIEVAGRLGVSAGAHLILPYHRAVEAVAEQGPGAIGTTGRGIGFAYRDKAARVGLRVGDAFDRQTFVERCDRNLARLRREFPEAAPLASMSGGTLFDSLEPLRRWLEPMVCDASLELHEALAAGKRVLLEGAQGTLLDLDHGTYPFVTSSPASASGATLGVGLGPRVVDRVIGVAKAYATRVGHGPFPTEMPPDEAARLREAGEEYGATTGRPRRCGWLDLPALRYAARVNSLDEIVFTKLDVLDEFETIRVATDYALDGQPVHGFPTSAAALERCVPVWREFAGWKSPTTAVRKWTDLPGAARAYLEWVEQALGVPIRLVSVGAAPEAEVPRR
- a CDS encoding zf-HC2 domain-containing protein yields the protein MESTPRKRLNCEEVLSQLSDFLDADAREALCLAIQEHLHACHDCQLEVDTLKKTIMLYQAERPIELPSGVSDQLRVALSKVYGEPGGSKS